The Neovison vison isolate M4711 chromosome 5, ASM_NN_V1, whole genome shotgun sequence genome includes a region encoding these proteins:
- the MILR1 gene encoding allergin-1 yields the protein MGNTPPSPSFLISPERMWRHLNKLFFWGIFSSLTVQKASLDCDTRRTNKFHSPSLDSETKVVTRGQNVSLTCSNQNESLQITYFLFRREKHLRTHTGKGEPMIFNLSISEAHELGPYKCKAQVSNCSMVKYSREFNFTFVDPVITPVLNIHVVNTETDQHLILRCISFNGSLPISYTFFEKDVAISPPISKHVREPAEFNITKNNAGEREEYRCKAKNELPDYERYSQPVSINAAPGGDSCPFCLQVLLPGLLLVLIVIISILAFRILPKYKARKAMRDKTPRDYRNTATEVGIYANICENQAGKESVPGLEPRQCVSTAQDGTQHSQEIQYATPVFQKGAPGVHEARNDCKTGYIYSELIF from the exons ATGGGCAACACGCCTCCTTCGCCctcctttctgatttctcctgAGAGAATGTGGAGACATCTGAACAAACTGTTCTTTTGGggcattttttcttctctgacag taCAAAAAGCTTCCTTGGATTGTGACACCAGAAGAACAAACA AATTCCATTCTCCAAGTTTGGACTCAGAAACGAAAGTGGTCACGAGGGGTCAAAATGTATCCCTCACCTGTTCTAACCAGAACGAGTCACTACAGATCACCTATTTTTTGTTTCGGCGTGAAAAACACCTGAGAACCCATACTGGAAAAGGTGAACCCATGATTTTTAACctgagcatctcagaagcccatGAGCTGGGCCCTTACAAATGCAAAGCCCAAGTCTCTAACTGTTCAATGGTCAAATACAGTCGTGAGTTCAACTTCACATTTGTGG ACCCAGTGATCACACCAGTGTTGAACATTCATGTCGTTAACACAGAAACAGACCAACATTTAATACTGCGTTGTATCTCATTCAATGGCTCTTTGCCCATCAGTTATACTTTCTTTGAGAAAGATGTTGCCATATCACCACCTATATCCAAGCATGTAAGGGAGCCTGCTGAATTCAACATAACCAAGAACAATgctggagaaagggaagaatatAGGTGCAAAGCTAAAAACGAGTTGCCTGACTACGAAAGATACAGTCAACCAGTCTCCATCAATGCCGCACCAG GTGGAGACAGCTGTCCTTTCTGCCTGCAGGTACTGCTTCCAGGGTTATTGCTGGTGCTAATTGTAATCATCTCAATTCTGGCATTTCGGATACTACCAAAGTACAAAGCAA GAAAAGCTATGAGAGATAAGACACCTAGAGACTATAGAAATACGGCCACGGAAGTTGGAATATATGCAAATATCTGTGAAAATCAAGCAG gtaaggaatcTGTGCCAGGCTTGGAACCAAGGCAGTGTGTCTCCACAGCCCAAGATG GAACCCAACACTCCCAGGAGATACAATATGCTACCCCTGTGTTCCAGAAGGGGGCACCAGGAGTTCATG